GCCGCACAGTACAATAATATCCCGACGATGAGATGATGGTTCAGGATCAGAGAGATGAGATTGGGCTCAAGTTTGGAAGAGGCAAGTTTCCATGATATCTGGGCAAATCCTATGAGAACTGTGCTTAGCATCACTAATCCTATTGCCCACGGCTTTGTGGCCTTTTTGCTCTTCATTCCCCCACCAGGTCGCTTTCATGGGAGTATGATATAAAAATCTATTGTTTTGGGCGTTTTAAGCCTTCAGAATTATCTCGATTATCCTGGCAAATGCCGGCCTTGTTATCAGCACTCCGATTGTCACGCCGACTATTGTCGTGAGCGCGAGGCCTTTCACAAGTCCTGCTCCTGCGAACCAGAGGGGGAGCATGGCAACGACTGTTGTGGTGTATGCGACTATGATGATGAAGAACGCTTTCTTGATCCTCTGTCTCCAGTCAAGTATCTCCTCGTTCTTCTTCCTGTCTGCAAGGGTCTCGTCTGTGATGACTATCTGGTCATCCACTCCTGTTCCTACTGCGACGATTATTCCTGCGATTGCTGCGATGTCCAGGTTCCAGCCGATCAGCGCTGCAAAACCCAGGAGCACGATCACTTCGCTCACCATTGTGACTACGACTGGCACTATTATCTGCCACACCCTGTATCTTATGTAGATGACCAGTGCAACTGCAAGTATTGATACCAGGCCGATGAGGAGCGCGCTCTTTGTGAATTCCTCCCCGAGCACTGGTGAGATTGAGTCTGATTTGATGATATGCAGCTTGACAGGAAGGCTTCCTGTTATCAGGATTGTCTGCAGTCTCTTCATGTTCTTTGCTGAGTCCTGCACTGCCTCTTCATACATGACTCCTGTCCCTGACCCGGATATCGCGATGTCTGTTATTGCCCTGCCTTTCAGGTCTGCTGCTATATTGAGCTGGTCTACGAGCACGTCATCCAGGTACAGGTCAAGCTTCTGTGAGAGGTATTCTTCCCCGTTTTCTGAGAGAACCACATCCAGGCCGCTTGTGATGTCTGCCTGTCTCTGTGCCGCCTCTGGGCTGAGTGATATTGAGAATGTGAATTGGCAGTAATATCTTCCGTCTGAGGATTGCCCGCACCCCCTTTGTGGGTCTATGGCGAATGCGCACTGCGCTGATCTGCAAACATAGGATATGTCATCTCCGCCGAAGAAGACTGTCTCATTGCCTATCCTTGCTTCGAACTTGCCTTGCTTGGCTATGAGTTCCTGCACTTCCTCCTCATTTGCGCCGGCTATCTCGACAAGTATGTATTTTGCGCCTGAGAACGGATTATACACCGGCTTCACGATTATATCGGTCAGGCCGAAAACATTGAGCCTCTCTTTCATATTGTCCACGACGACAGAGAATGTCTCATCATCCACTTCCTGCTCCGGCTCCAGGAGGACTCTTGTGCCGCCCTGGAGGTCAAGCCCTTTCCTTAGGTTTGTCTTGGGTGCATCATAGACGCTGAGCCCCAGGTCGACTTCCTTGTCCCACAGGTACTCCTTCTCTGTCTTCGGCACCTGGATGTATGTCGTCACATTGAATGTCTCATTGGTCTCATTGTCGGATACCTGCTCCACAGTTTCGACTGTTTCATTCTCATCAAGTATTATTAGGTTATATGGGACATCAAGCTCCAGCCTGTAGACCTGCTTGTTTGTCTTCAGTGTGATTGTTGTGTTCCATTCCAGGCCTCTCTGTATGTCATAGAAATCCTTGGCATCTTCGACAGGGAGGTTGTTGAGAGCCAATACCCTCTCTTTTGCCATCGGTGTTGATGTTGGTGAAGGGTTCGCTATTCCTGCAAGCTCTGCTGAGGAGTTCTTGCCCACAGCCCTTATTGTCGCCCCTTCATTCCAGAAATTCGGGTATATCGCGACAGCTGAGAGCAGGAGCACTGCGAGTAGTATGATCACTCTCAGGTCCTTGAATATCTTTTTGATCCGCTTCATTATGTCTTGCCCTTGTTTTCCAGATGCCATCTTAGTATGGGCGCGTTCTGGAACCATGTGAATATGAGGTCAAAGAACAGTCCTAATGCGAGTATGAACATTATCTCCTTGAGTGCCGCCGATGTTGTGAAGAAGTATGCTATGAGGACTGCCGCAAAGCTTGTTAGGGTCATTGTGAGGCCGGTCTTCATCGCCTTGATTATCCTGTCATAAACTGTTCCTTCTTTTCCTCTCAGCACCCTTGTGGTCAGTAGGATGTCAGTGTCTACTGAGTATCCTATGAGCATCAGGAATCCTGCGATTCCTGCTGTATTGAGCTTCATGCCCAATAGGATGACGACTGCCAATGGGGCTATCATGTCTGAGAATGCCGCCAGTATCACAAATAGGCTCGGCACGATTGATCTGAAGTAGATGAATATGGTTATGCCCATGAAGACAAAAGCTATCAGGATTGCGATCAGCGCTTCCTTGAAGAAGCTCTCTCCGAGGTTGGAGCCCATCACCTCGACGCGGTATTCATATTTGTCCAGGCTTCCGAATCTCTGCTCGAGCAGTCCGATGAGGTTATCAGGGTTCTCGTCGCTTGATTCGGCGATTATCCCTTTGTACTCTCCTGCCTGCGTCAGCTCTCTCACATTGAATTCTGCATCTGAGCTTCTCATCAGGAAGTTCTGGAGGTCATTGATGTCTACCTGCTCTGTGATCGGGAGCGTCAGTGATACGCCTCCTTTGAGTGATATCCCTTTTGGTATGAAATCCCCTGTCTGCATGTAACTGTTCCCTATCACTCCGAGTGAGAGCAGTATCAATAGTATTGTGAAGATTACGAATTTCTTGTAGTGTATGTCATAAACATGGAGGAAGAAGTTCTTGTCTCTCCTGTTGGTCTCCTCGGCAGGTTTTTCTTCTTCTGCCCTATAGACTTCTAATTGCTTTTCCTGTTTGAAACCGAGCCGTCTTTCCCTTCGAGATAATTTTGCCATGATCTCCACTATGGTTATGATTGATGATTTTTTATTTGAATGTTTGCTTGGATGTTTAGTTAAATGTTTGTTTGGATGTTTGACTGTTTGTTTGGCTATTTTATTGATTATTATTTAAAAAGCATTTATAAAATTGACTTTAGCTGAGAAAAAGCCCTTATTAATAAATTTTCCCATTAATATTCACTGCAAAAGCACGAATTTCAGGGTTTTAGCCTCTCCTTC
Above is a window of Candidatus Woesearchaeota archaeon DNA encoding:
- a CDS encoding protein translocase subunit SecF, whose translation is MAKLSRRERRLGFKQEKQLEVYRAEEEKPAEETNRRDKNFFLHVYDIHYKKFVIFTILLILLSLGVIGNSYMQTGDFIPKGISLKGGVSLTLPITEQVDINDLQNFLMRSSDAEFNVRELTQAGEYKGIIAESSDENPDNLIGLLEQRFGSLDKYEYRVEVMGSNLGESFFKEALIAILIAFVFMGITIFIYFRSIVPSLFVILAAFSDMIAPLAVVILLGMKLNTAGIAGFLMLIGYSVDTDILLTTRVLRGKEGTVYDRIIKAMKTGLTMTLTSFAAVLIAYFFTTSAALKEIMFILALGLFFDLIFTWFQNAPILRWHLENKGKT